Below is a genomic region from Bacillales bacterium.
GGATTTCCGAAACCGGGCGTCAGCTTCAAAGATCTGACTCCGCTCATGCAAAACGGCGAAGTATTTCAAAAAGCGATTGCCGAACTGGTGGAATTCGCCAAAGACAAACGGATTGACATTATTGCGGGGCCGGAAGCGCGCGGATTCATTGTCGGCTGCCCGCTTTCCTATGCGCTCGGCGTTGGGTTCGTTCCGGTCCGTAAGCAAGGCAAGCTTCCTCGGGAAGTGATTCAGACGGATTACGGCTTGGAATACGGAAAAAATGTTCTCACGATGCATAAGGACGCGATTCGTCCAGGGCAACGCGTGTTGGTCGTCGACGACTTGCTGGCAACGGGCGGTACTGCCGGGGCGACGATCAAACTCGTTGAACAGCTCGGAGGAACGGTCGTCGGTTCGGCATTCATGATTGAATTGACGTATTTGCAAGGTCGGAAACAAATCGACGAGTACGAACTGTTTACGTTAATGAAATACGACGAATAAGAAGTGCCCGCACGGGCGCTTTTTTGTTCACGGGTCTCCCGTTTGGCGTCGATTCCAGTCTTCCCGACAATTTTCGCAAATTCCTTTACATCTTTACACAGATTCAACATAATAGAACCAAGCTGTTTTCAGCCGGATTTACCAATACACTACATTCAGGTGATTGTATGGCCATTGAGCATTTGCTCGAAAAAGCGAAAGGTTACTTATCGGAAAATGACCTTTCTTTATTGGATAAAGCCTATCGTTACGCAAAAAAAGCCCATGAAGGACAATACCGGCGTTCGGGAGCACCGTACATTACGCATCCGGTCGAGGTCGCGGGAATCTTGGTTGATCTTGAAATGGATGCAACATCGGTCGCTGCCGGTTTTTTGCATGATGTCGTCGAAGATACAAACGTGACGATCGACGATTTGAGAAACGACTTTAATGAAGAGGTAGCGCTGCTCGTTGACGGCGTGACAAAGCTGCGAAAGTTTGAGTTCAAGTCAAAAGAAGAACAACAGGCGGAAAATCACCGAAAAATGTTTGTCGCAATGGCGCAAGACATTCGCTGTATTTTGATTAAGCTTGCCGACAGGCTTCACAATATGCGCACGTTGAAACATATGCCGAAAGACAAACAAATTCAAAAGGCGAATGAAACGCTGGAAATTTTCGCGCCGTTGGCGCACCGTCTCGGGATTTCCACGATCAAATGGGAACTCGAAGACATTTCACTTCGCTATTTGAATCCGCAGCAATACTACCGCATCGTTAATTTAATGAAAAAAAAGCGCACCGAACGCGAGGAATACATTGACGATGTCATCGAAGAAATCAAAAGCCGTTTACGGGACGTCAACATCAATGCCGAAATTTACGGGCGACCGAAACATTTGTACAGCATATACCGAAAGATGGTCCTGCAAAACAAGCAATTCAACGAAATTTACGATTTGCTTGCCGTGCGGATCATTGTCGACAGCATTAAAGACTGTTATGCGGTACTTGGCATTATTCATACGCGCTGGAAACCAATGCCCGGCCGTTTTAAAGATTATATTGCCATGCCAAAGCAAAATATGTACCAGTCTCTTCATACGACGGTTGTCGGACCGAAAGGCGATCCGCTTGAAGTGCAAATCCGCACGAGGGACATGCACAAAGTAGCGGAATACGGGATCGCCGCGCACTGGGCTTACAAAGAAGGCAAAACCTTGAACGCGAAAATGCCGTTTGAAGAAAAAATGGCCTGGTTCCGGGAAATTCTTGAATGGCAAAACGATACCGACGATGCAAAAGAATTCATGGAAACGTTGAAAGTCGATTTGTTTTCCGACATGGTGTTCGTCTTTTCGCCAAAGGGAGACGTCATCGAGTTGCCGGCAGGCTCGGTTCCGATCGATTTTGCTTACCGCATTCACACCGAAATCGGAAACAAGACGGTTGGCGCGAAAGTAAACGGCAAAATGGTGCCGCTCGACTATAAATTGAAAACGGGCGACATTGTGGAAATCTTGACTTCGAAGCATTCGTACGGCCCGAGCCAAGATTGGTTGAAAATCACGCAAAGTTCACAAGCAAAAAACAAAATCCGTCAATGGTTCAAAAAGCAAAAACGAGAAGAAAACGTAGATAAAGGCAAAGAACTTGTGGAACAGGAATTACGGAATCAGAAATACAATCCGAAGGAAGTTTTGACGCCGGAAAATCTCGAAAACGTTGCGAAAAAGTACAACTTTTCCAATGAGGAAGAAATTTATACTGCCGTCGGTTATAACGGCATTACGGCGAAGCAAGTCGTCACAAGACTGACCGAGAAAATCCGCAAACAGCAAAGCCAGGAAGAAGAAACAAAACGGCTTCTCGAAGCGATGGCCGACGGCTCGAATGCGTCCGTGAGCCGAAAACCGGTTTCCGGGGTGCGCGTGAAAGGGGCGGACAATTTACTCATTCGCTTGTCGAAATGTTGCAATCCGGTTCCAGGGGACGATATTATCGGCTTTATAACGAAAGGGCGCGGTGTATCGATTCATCGGCAAGATTGTCCGAACGTTCGTAACGTGGAACAACCCGAACGGTTGCTTGATGTGGAATGGGAAGGCGGACTTGAATCGAAGAGTTATAACGTGTACATCGAAGTTCACGGATTTGATCGAAGCGGACTGCTTAACGAGGTTTTGCACGCCGTAACGGACACAAAGACCGTCATTAACGGTGTATCTGCCAACGCCGACCGCAACAAGATGGCGACGATTCACATGACGATCGCGATTAACAACGTGAATCATTTGCAGCGAGTGGTCGAGAAGATCAAGCAAATTCCCGATATTTATACCGTGCGGCGTGTCACGCAATAACAGGAGGGAGTGTCTGGATGAGAGTCGTATTGCAACGGTCGAAAGCCGCCGCGGTTGAAGTCGCCGGCAAAACGATAGGTGAAATTGATCACGGGCTTGTGCTGCTTGTTGGTATTAAACAGAATGACGGAGTCGATGAAATTCAATATGTCGCCGATAAAATAGCAAACTTAAGAATTTTTGAAGATGAAGAAGGGAAAATGAACCGCTCTTTGCTTGACGTCGGCGGCGCTGTCTTATCGGTATCTCAATTTACGTTATACGGCGATACGAAGAAAGGGCGGCGCCCGAGTTTCGTCGATGCGGCGCGCCCGGCAGTGGCTGAAAAGCTGTACGATTTGTTTAACGATACCTTGCGGCAAAAAGGCTTGCAGGTCGAAACCGGTCAGTTCGGGGCGATGATGGACGTTCGGCTCACGAATGATGGACCGGTCACGTTGATTGTGGAAAAATAACCGAACGATCAAGGGCTGCTGACGAAGAAGCGGTCTTTTTTTGAATGTCCCCGCCCGAAGGGCGGGGACATTCATCGCTTCATTCCTGTTGAAAATACGTTTCCAACCCCTCGGTTATCGCCGTTGTTACTTTATTTCTATAGACAGTTGTTCGGACGACACCTTCCTCACCGTCATTTGTCAAAAAGCCAAGTTCCAGCAAGGTGGCTGGCTGTCGGTTTTCGCGCAAGACATGGTAATTGGCAAATCGCACTCCGCGGTCGCGAAGACGGGTTTCCTTGACGAGCATTTTTTGAATGGCTTCAGCCAGCGGCTTGTCCTTTTCTTTTGTATAATAATAACTGGCGATGCCGTGCGCGCTCGTGTACAAAGACGCGTTGAAATGAATGCTGATGAAAGCGTCGGCACCGGATCGTTCGGCGGTATTCACGCGGTTTGCTAAGGAGACGTATGTATCTCCGCTTCGCGTCAAAATCACGTGCGCGCCTGCTTTTCTCAACTTCCGGCTCAATGAAAACGCGGTTTTCCATGTTAAATCCTTCTCAAGCGTATGGAACCGATTTCCGATTGCCCCCGTATCGAAGCCTCCGTGTCCCGGATCAATCACGATCGTCTTTCCATGAAGGGCGTCCCGGTCGATGACTTCCTCTGGGGTATCGGCTTGCGTCACGATCCATCCGGCAACGTAAGCGTGGCTGCCGTCTTTTAAGCGGATTTCATACCATCCCCGTTTTTCATCAAGAACTTCGTACGTTTCGCCGCGTGAACCGACAGCCAAAATGGTTTGATGCAAACCGGGTCCCGCTCTTAAATGCGTTCCGTCATACAAGAGTTCAATCGCATTCGGTTTATTTTCAGAACGATCGCGCCTCGAACGGGTGATTGTTGTCGTTTTCACGGTATATTGTCCGGCAATCCAGCCTTCGCGGCCGTCAGCCAGTGTGATTTTCAACCAGCCGTAACGCTCGTCATGAACATGAAACACGTGACCGTTCGTCACTTTTGCGAGGATCGGTGAGTGAATGTCGGGGGCTTTTCTGACGTTCAATACTTGTACCGCAACTGTCGCTTTTCGGACGGTATCCGCATTTGCGGTCCATCCGTCGGCGGCAAGGACCGCGTAGAAACATAGAACGGCCAACGGCGTCAGCAGGATGTGTTTTCGTTTCATATTCCGCCTCCTTTTTCTGCTTGTTTTCTCTAAATTCTCACTCAAACGGAAAATTCCTGCGTGACTTTTGATTCATCTGTTCGACGTGTTCGTCAATTTCTTGACAAACGGCTTATGCGTCAGTAATATATAAGACAATCATTTATTGTTGAACCGAGGACGGAGACGAGTACCAGACCCCACGCTGCCAGAGAGAAAGTGCCGACGGCTGCAAGCACTTTTCGGCGATGATCTGCGAATGACACTCCCGAGGTTTCTCTCCGAACGATACAACTCAGTAGGAGAAGGACGTGCGGCAAGCGTTAATTGCTTCAAGAGGGAGCCGGCAGGCTCCAATCAGGGTGGTACCACGGGCAACAACTCTCGTCCCTTACGGGGCGGGAGTTTTTTATTTTTACATACGGAGGTCGAAGACAGTGAAAGTGAACATTCCGAGAGGGACTTACGACGTTATACCCGGCAACGTGGAGAAATGGCAGTACATGGAGGAGAAGGCGCATGACTTGGCGCGCCGCTACCATTACGAAGAAATCCGCACGCCGATGTTTGAGCATACGGAATTGTTTCAGCGAGGCGTAGGCGAGTCGACTGATATCGTGCAAAAAGAAATGTATACGTTCAAAGACCGCTCGGACCGCAGCTTGACGTTGCGTCCAGAAGGGACGGCTTCCGTCGTGCGGGCGTTCATCGAAAACAAACTTTACGGAGAACCGCAGCAACCGGTGAAATTGTATTACCTTGGGCCGATGTTTCGCTATGAACGGCCGCAAAAAGGAAGAATGCGACAATTTTCGCAATTTGGCATTGAAGCTTTCGGGAGTGTCGACCCGGCGCTCGATGCGGAAGTCATCGCAATGGCAGACAGCTATTGCAAAGAACTTGGGCTGAAAGAAGTGAAGCCGGTGATCAACAGCCTCGGCGATATGGAAAGTAGAGAGGCGCACCGGACAGCATTGGTAGAGCACTTTCAAGCTCGGATTCATGAGTTTTGCTCGGATTGTCAGCGCCGCCTGAACCAAAATCCGCTTCGCATTCTTGATTGCAAGGTAGACAGCGGGCATGAACTCATGAAAAGCGCTCCGTCGATTCTCGAGTATTTAAATGAAGAATCTCGAGCCTTTTTCGAGCAAGTCAAGCAGCATTTAGATGGGATGGACATCGACTATGTGATCGACCGAAACCTCGTTCGCGGGCTTGATTATTACAATCATACAGCGTTCGAGATGATCAGTTTTTCCGAGAAGCTTGGCGCCATCAAGGCGGTCGGCGGCGGCGGCCGATACAACGGTCTCGTCGAAGAAGTCGGCGGTCCGGAAACGCCGGGGATCGGGTTCGGGCTCGGATTGGACCGATTGCTTTTAGCGATGGACGCAGAAGGTCAAGCGTTGCCGGTCGATAAATCGATTGACTGTTATTTTGTGGCGATCGGAGAAAAAGCGAGTGAACACATTCCTGCGTTGTTGTACCGCCTTCGGCAAGCCGGACTTTCGGCCGATAAAGATTACATGGACAAAAAAGTGAAGGCGCAGTTTAAAAACGCCGATCGGTTGAATGCCAAATTTGTTGCCGTGCTAGGTGAAGATGAGCTCGCGAAAGGCGAAATCAATATAAAAAATTTAGCCACGGGCGATCAGGAAACAACTTCGCTTGATACGCTTGTTTCTTATTTAAAGGAAAAATTGTAACGATTGATCTATAAAATTGGAGGGATTCCATTGGCAGAGAGAACGCATGGATGCGGAACTTTGAGAAGCGAGCATCGCGGAAAACAAGTTACGTTAAAAGGATGGGTGCAAAGAAGACGCGACCTTGGCGGATTGATTTTCATCGATTTGCGCGACCGATCGGGGATCGTTCAAGTCGTATTCAATCCGGAAGGATCCGAAGAAGCGTTGAAAGTGGCAGAAACCGTACGCAGTGAATTCGTGG
It encodes:
- a CDS encoding N-acetylmuramoyl-L-alanine amidase, coding for MKRKHILLTPLAVLCFYAVLAADGWTANADTVRKATVAVQVLNVRKAPDIHSPILAKVTNGHVFHVHDERYGWLKITLADGREGWIAGQYTVKTTTITRSRRDRSENKPNAIELLYDGTHLRAGPGLHQTILAVGSRGETYEVLDEKRGWYEIRLKDGSHAYVAGWIVTQADTPEEVIDRDALHGKTIVIDPGHGGFDTGAIGNRFHTLEKDLTWKTAFSLSRKLRKAGAHVILTRSGDTYVSLANRVNTAERSGADAFISIHFNASLYTSAHGIASYYYTKEKDKPLAEAIQKMLVKETRLRDRGVRFANYHVLRENRQPATLLELGFLTNDGEEGVVRTTVYRNKVTTAITEGLETYFQQE
- the hisS gene encoding histidine--tRNA ligase; translated protein: MKVNIPRGTYDVIPGNVEKWQYMEEKAHDLARRYHYEEIRTPMFEHTELFQRGVGESTDIVQKEMYTFKDRSDRSLTLRPEGTASVVRAFIENKLYGEPQQPVKLYYLGPMFRYERPQKGRMRQFSQFGIEAFGSVDPALDAEVIAMADSYCKELGLKEVKPVINSLGDMESREAHRTALVEHFQARIHEFCSDCQRRLNQNPLRILDCKVDSGHELMKSAPSILEYLNEESRAFFEQVKQHLDGMDIDYVIDRNLVRGLDYYNHTAFEMISFSEKLGAIKAVGGGGRYNGLVEEVGGPETPGIGFGLGLDRLLLAMDAEGQALPVDKSIDCYFVAIGEKASEHIPALLYRLRQAGLSADKDYMDKKVKAQFKNADRLNAKFVAVLGEDELAKGEINIKNLATGDQETTSLDTLVSYLKEKL
- a CDS encoding adenine phosphoribosyltransferase, with product MNYKDYIAIVDGFPKPGVSFKDLTPLMQNGEVFQKAIAELVEFAKDKRIDIIAGPEARGFIVGCPLSYALGVGFVPVRKQGKLPREVIQTDYGLEYGKNVLTMHKDAIRPGQRVLVVDDLLATGGTAGATIKLVEQLGGTVVGSAFMIELTYLQGRKQIDEYELFTLMKYDE
- the dtd gene encoding D-aminoacyl-tRNA deacylase, whose translation is MRVVLQRSKAAAVEVAGKTIGEIDHGLVLLVGIKQNDGVDEIQYVADKIANLRIFEDEEGKMNRSLLDVGGAVLSVSQFTLYGDTKKGRRPSFVDAARPAVAEKLYDLFNDTLRQKGLQVETGQFGAMMDVRLTNDGPVTLIVEK
- a CDS encoding bifunctional (p)ppGpp synthetase/guanosine-3',5'-bis(diphosphate) 3'-pyrophosphohydrolase — translated: MAIEHLLEKAKGYLSENDLSLLDKAYRYAKKAHEGQYRRSGAPYITHPVEVAGILVDLEMDATSVAAGFLHDVVEDTNVTIDDLRNDFNEEVALLVDGVTKLRKFEFKSKEEQQAENHRKMFVAMAQDIRCILIKLADRLHNMRTLKHMPKDKQIQKANETLEIFAPLAHRLGISTIKWELEDISLRYLNPQQYYRIVNLMKKKRTEREEYIDDVIEEIKSRLRDVNINAEIYGRPKHLYSIYRKMVLQNKQFNEIYDLLAVRIIVDSIKDCYAVLGIIHTRWKPMPGRFKDYIAMPKQNMYQSLHTTVVGPKGDPLEVQIRTRDMHKVAEYGIAAHWAYKEGKTLNAKMPFEEKMAWFREILEWQNDTDDAKEFMETLKVDLFSDMVFVFSPKGDVIELPAGSVPIDFAYRIHTEIGNKTVGAKVNGKMVPLDYKLKTGDIVEILTSKHSYGPSQDWLKITQSSQAKNKIRQWFKKQKREENVDKGKELVEQELRNQKYNPKEVLTPENLENVAKKYNFSNEEEIYTAVGYNGITAKQVVTRLTEKIRKQQSQEEETKRLLEAMADGSNASVSRKPVSGVRVKGADNLLIRLSKCCNPVPGDDIIGFITKGRGVSIHRQDCPNVRNVEQPERLLDVEWEGGLESKSYNVYIEVHGFDRSGLLNEVLHAVTDTKTVINGVSANADRNKMATIHMTIAINNVNHLQRVVEKIKQIPDIYTVRRVTQ